ACCTTCATTTTCTCTCACCGAATTCTATAATCTCTTCCCTGCTTTTAACCCTTTTCCACTCGAGGCCGAGCCTTTCGAGGATTTCGATGAGCACACTGTCTGGTTCTTTTTCAAAGCGGTACAAGTTGGTGCTCACCCTGACATCTCCGGCGCCGAAGCCC
The sequence above is drawn from the Thermococcus sp. MAR1 genome and encodes:
- a CDS encoding DUF123 domain-containing protein, with the translated sequence WHIDYLLREAELLKAYLIPSEKRLEEKLSLEIAKYGEPVEGFGAGDVRVSTNLYRFEKEPDSVLIEILERLGLEWKRVKSREEIIEFGERK